In Nicotiana tabacum cultivar K326 chromosome 17, ASM71507v2, whole genome shotgun sequence, one DNA window encodes the following:
- the LOC107809405 gene encoding NAC domain-containing protein 21/22, translating to MGLRDIGATLPPGFRFFPSDEELICDYLYKKIANQEVLKGTLVEVDLHTCEPWQLPEVAKLNSSEWYFFSFRDRKYATGFRTNRATISGYWKATGKDRTVLDPRTGALIGMRKTLVFYKNRAPNGIKTGWIMHEFRLENPHIPPKEDWVLCRVFHKGTKDDQNNTSNNLSPENMYEASVTSPEFVVSPLNNMDNHGSTMPKLLHYGDGYCPSTANFSSNSAHQNQKSSNFQLSQEINKVLANDMVHTKCGKEDEFGFLYDMNFEEYSSLQDGGVHNSCIGDMRFEDENSLVFI from the exons ATGGGTTTAAGAGATATTGGAGCAACTTTGCCACCAGGATTTAGATTCTTTCCTAGTGATGAAGAATTAATTTGTGATTATCTTTACAAGAAAATTGCTAATCAAGAGGTTCTTAAAGGTACTTTAGTGGAAGTTGATCTTCATACTTGTGAGCCATGGCAACTTCCTG AGGTGGCAAAGCTAAACTCCAGTGAATGGTACTTCTTCAGTTTTCGAGATCGCAAATATGCTACTGGTTTTCGAACAAATAGGGCAACAATTTCTGGCTATTGGAAAGCTACAGGCAAAGATCGAACTGTGCTTGATCCTCGAACAG GTGCTCTCATAGGCATGAGAAAAACTTTGGTGTTTTACAAGAATAGAGCTCCTAATGGGATTAAAACTGGCTGGATTATGCATGAATTTCGTTTGGAGAATCCTCATATACCTCCTAAG GAAGATTGGGTATTATGTCGAGTATTTCACAAAGGTACTAAAGATGATCAGAACAACACTAGTAACAATCTTAGCCCAGAAAACATGTACGAGGCCAGTGTCACTTCTCCAGAATTTGTTGTATCTCCTCTCAACAATATGGACAACCATGGATCCACCATGCCTAAGTTATTGCACTACGGGGACGGCTACTGCCCGTCGACTGCCAATTTCTCGAGTAACTCTGCCCATCAAAACCAAAAATCTAGCAACTTTCAGTTGtcacaagaaataaataaagtttTGGCTAATGACATGGTTCACACAAAATGTGGCAAGGAAGATGAGTTTGGGTTCTTGTATGACATGAATTTTGAAGAATATTCAAGTTTACAAGATGGAGGAGTTCATAATTCATGCATTGGGGATATGAGATTTGAGGATGAAAATAGCTtggtttttatttaa
- the LOC142171674 gene encoding uncharacterized protein LOC142171674, whose protein sequence is MPTTLLTEFDIVYVTRTVMKAQALADHLAEKPVDVEYESLNTYFPDEEVNLVEEVVQDDSQIWKLYFDGAVNIKGVGIGTILVSPTGQHYPATARLYFFCTNNTAEYESCIMGLNMAINLNVHELLVMGDLDLLIRQAQGDWETRDIKLIPYRKCVEDLSKRFKSIEFSHLMKEVCEQFKIEHRNSTPYRPKANGAVEAANKNIKKILRKMIQGSR, encoded by the exons ATGCCAACAactttgctcacagagtttgatattgtttatgtcactcgcactgtCATGAAGGCACAAGCTTTGGCTGATCATCTAGCAGAAAAACCGGTTGATGTTGAGTATGAATCTTTGAACACATATTTCCCAGATGAAGAGGTTAATTTAGTTGAAGAAGTAGTACAGGATGACAGTCAAATTTGGAAACTATactttgatggggctgtcaaCATCAAAGGCGTAGGGATTGGGACAATTCTAGTATCACCTACTGGGCAACATTACCCTGCTACGGCGCGACTTTATTTTTTCTGTACAAACAACACAGCAGAATATGAATCTTGCATCATGGGTCTGAACATGGCAATAAATCTAAATGTGCATGAACTGTTGGTGATGGGAGATTTAGATTTGCTTATTCGGCAGGCTCAAGGTgattgggagactcgagacatcaagctcatTCCATATAGAAAATGTGTGGAGGATCTTAGCAAAAGGTTCAAGTCCAtcgaattcag tcatctgatgaaggaggtatgtgaacaatttaaaattgagcATCGCAATTCTACTCCTTACCGTCCCAAAGCTAATGGAGCTGTTGAAGCTgcgaataagaacatcaagaagattcttaggaagatgatccaagggtCTAGATAA